From a single Apostichopus japonicus isolate 1M-3 chromosome 12, ASM3797524v1, whole genome shotgun sequence genomic region:
- the LOC139977681 gene encoding uncharacterized protein, producing MNANTFKMLWVMIILSSVLVGGFSDTCPSIQFIEIMGTNKIRCDDHAEINRYYWYVGSTSETDPILKLVNGKMGGSKYNDGHYDITPNGDMTIKNAQLEHEAIYTFVAFFTNDSVWTRDISVIITNTPTHLCPQIRACAECEKCKVILPENETANLTCFIEGVRPQPVMYWTYEGVANVTKNESHSELTNHTRDTWTVSTIIFYEMPCGETTVFNCYIYSDGWLLNVSLTAKVEVNSERCHAMSTETPSNVPKKGCFKLDLIPCIFIWVIIVAIICIVIYICLTRSYTTSRKRKVCADPLKDELIKYYLTKFNAFAESTYATCDCVIRTSEEDAETATSDDILKESFFNNSDCVIFTGKVGYGKTYLFQHVARLWAKGEILQNAIVIYIKLKPFCKKACILEEVVKSMDGQFQSVEAISNILQERECLLLLDGLTNLTLENKDLEKGSKSDTQSKTNSLPADIYKLSNLDNFKKLKVWVTCRQLNTIEFSRRYKKVILKGFNEDQRKTLLQQMVKLNVNEFEETKDSGEESRLLSQDSTLPESIDVITECPLVFYAFALNYLIPKYQNKLQAKTDSTIMIANLMGSLLHNDNNQIHLSHTKHFQLLWALFELCKDEEKSKQIRNIFEGKDLLFTNVNDEDNMSLVKDVCTRYMGANITVSTLTFRDGYPPSLDSCKLPNVEKELTFQNVRLEDKQFTSLIRRFSTQTITINCINSVVPQTVSEDQLNLIRQTSEGEIKLTINRKQDEEAFNLHFEEGNWIKSKQDETTSLVQSTVV from the exons ATGAATGCTAACACGTTTAAGATGCTTTGGGTTATGATAATTTTGTCCAGCGTTCTTGTCGGAG GGTTTTCCGATACATGTCCTTCGATTCAATTTATCGAAATAATGGGTACTAACAAGATACGATGTGATGATCATGCTGAAATCAACCGGTACTACTGGTATGTGGGTTCAACGTCAGAGACTGATCCAATTCTTAAATTGGTAAACGGTAAAATGGGCGGCTCTAAGTACAACGATGGACATTATGATATTACTCCGAATGGTGACATGACGATAAAGAATGCACAGCTGGAGCATGAAGCTATCTATACATTTGTTGCGTTCTTTACCAACGACTCTGTCTGGACACGGGATATATCAGTGATCATTACAA ATACACCAACACACCTGTGTCCTCAAATCCGAGCTTGTGCCGAGTGTGAAAAATGTAAAGTCATTTTGCCTGAGAACGAAACTGCTAACTTGACTTGTTTCATTGAGGGAGTTCGTCCACAACCTGTCATGTACTGGACATATGAAGGAGTCGCTAATGTTACAAAGAACGAGTCGCATTCTGAACTAACGAACCATACCAGAGATACATGGACTGTGTCGACTATAATCTTCTACGAAATGCCATGTGGAGAAACAACAGTCTTTAATTGCTATATTTATAGCGACGGGTGGCTGTTGAATGTTTCATTAACTGCAAAAGTAGAAGTGAATTCAG AAAGGTGTCATGCCATGTCTACCGAGACACCGTCGAATGTTCCGAAGAAAGGATGCTTCAAACTCGATCTCATACCATGCATTTTCATCTGGGTGATCATTGTTGCGATTATCtgtattgtcatatatattTGCCTCACTAGAAGTTACACAACATCTCGCAAAAGGAAAG TTTGCGCAGATCCATTGAAGGACgaattgattaaatattatttgaCGAAATTCAATGCTTTTGCTGAATCCACTTACGCGACGTGTGATTGCGTGATTAGGACTTCGGAGGAGGATGCGGAAACTGCTACCAGTGACGATATACTTAAGGAATCATTCTTCAACAACAGTGATTGTGTAATATTTACCGGTAAAGTAGGATATGGCAAGACGTATTTATTTCAACATGTGGCAAGACTGTGGGCCAAAGGGGAAATTCTGCAGAATGCAATCGTGATATATATCAAACTGAAACCTTTCTGTAAGAAAGCTTGTATTTTAGAAGAGGTCGTGAAATCTATGGATGGACAGTTCCAATCAGTTGAAGCTATTTCCAATATTTTGCAAGAGCGTGAGTGTCTATTGCTTCTTGATGGCCTTACTAACTTGACTTTGGAAAACAAGGATTTAGAAAAAGGCTCCAAAAGTGACACACAAAGCAAAACCAACAGTTTACCTGCAGACATTTACAAGCTAAGTAATTTAGATAACTTCAAGAAGTTAAAAGTCTGGGTAACGTGTCGTCAACTAAATACCATCGAATTCAGTAGAAGGTATAAGAAAGTTATTTTGAAAGGCTTCAACGAGGATCAAAGAAAAACTTTATTGCAGCAGATGGTAAAGTTGAACGTCAATGAATTCGAAGAAACTAAAGATAGCGGTGAGGAGAGCCGTCTGCTTTCTCAGGATTCAACCTTACCGGAATCCATTGATGTTATTACAGAATGTCCTCTAGTGTTTTATGCATTCGCATTAAATTATTTGATACCGAAATACCAAAATAAGTTGCAAGCAAAGACAGATTCAACAATTATGATAGCAAATTTGATGGGAAGTCTTTTacacaatgataataatcaAATACACTTGAGTCACACTAAACACTTCCAGCTCTTGTGGGCATTATTCGAATTGTGTAAGGATGAagagaaaagtaaacaaatacgAAATATTTTTGAAGGAAAGGACCTGTTGTTTACGAATGTCAACGATGAAGACAATATGAGCTTAGTGAAAGATGTGTGTACCAGGTACATGGGAGCAAAC ATTACGGTCAGTACATTGACATTCCGTGATGGTTACCCACCGTCATTGGATAGCTGTAAGTTACCAAACGTGGAGAAGGAGCTGACGTTCCAGAATGTTAGGCTAGAAGATAAACAATTCACCAGTCTCATCAGAAGATTTTCAACCCAAACTATAACAATAAA TTGCATTAACAGCGTTGTGCCACAGACAGTTTCCGAAGATCAATTGAACTTAATTCGTCAGACATCTGAAGGAGAAATAAAGCTTACTA